One segment of Cololabis saira isolate AMF1-May2022 chromosome 9, fColSai1.1, whole genome shotgun sequence DNA contains the following:
- the p2rx7 gene encoding P2X purinoceptor 7, with protein sequence MPCLRLLGLCQYQTNKLVRIQSVRLGSLKWSLNGAILLVICIMMLWNKQYQEFDLVVSSVTAKVKGVAQTRLPGIGDVVWDVVDYSGPVQEKNSFFVVTNVIVTKNQKQGNCPEVPLKGRSCRTDKDCEKGAWDQLSHGIQTGSCVKFDVMKKTCEVSAWCPIETKTTPTRPALLAAAENFTVLIKNNIRFPAFNFIRRNILPEMTAAYLRSCHRANDSLCPIFRLGDIVREAGEKFSTMAVEGGVIGIQIKWDCNLDRLMHHCLPRYSFRRLDEKESNRTLYPGLNFRYAKYNTVNGVEERTLYKAFGIRFDVMVFGQAGKFSFIQLILYIGSTLSYYALTTIFIDWLIETSCYSAEVGRNYSEKKFESVRDGRQCIICVSYVDEKDVRLLKRSQKKSLQDIKPKIVLPRKEDTAHLRAVLCLLQPDVSADPQAPLQHESDPKCRRPAWCRCGRCTSSSLPQEQLCCRSSDGACITSSPLFEQLVLRRSLLEAVLLYQEPLSPPEGGARTTALRHCAYRQYISWRFGIPPEDAHPAIPRCCVSGIREAYPSPDGQYGGFKPVRTPSTRACANGEL encoded by the exons ATGCCGTGCCTCCGCCTGCTCGGGCTGTGCCAGTACCAGACCAACAAGCTGGTCCGGATCCAGAGCGTCCGGCTGGGATCCCTGAAGTGGAGCCTGAACGGAGCCATCCTGCTGGTCATCTG CATCATGATGCTGTGGAATAAGCAGTACCAGGAGTTTGACTTGGTGGTGAGCTCCGTCACCGCCAAGGTGAAGGGTGTCGCTCAGACACGCCTGCCGGGCATCGGAGATGTGGTCTGGGACGTGGTGGACTACAGCGGGCCCGTACAG GAGAAAAACTCCTTCTTTGTGGTGACCAATGTCATTGTGACAAAAAATCAGAAGCAGGGAAACTGCCCAGAG GTTCCTCTTAAAGGCAGATCGTGTCGAACTGATAAGGATTGTGAGAAAGGAGCCTGGGACCAGCTGAGCCATG GGATTCAGACGGGGTCATGTGTCAAGTTTGATGTGATGAAGAAAACCTGTGAGGTTTCTGCGTGGTGTCCCAtagaaaccaaaacaacccctacgag GCCTGCTCTTCTGGCAGCCGCTGAGAACTTCACTGTCCTCATCAAAAACAACATCAGGTTTCCTGCCTTCAACTTCATCCG GAGGAACATCCTCCCAGAGATGACGGCTGCCTACCTGAGGAGCTGCCACAGAGCAAACGACTCACTGTGCCCCATCTTCAGGCTCGGGGACATCGTTCGAGAGGCCGGGGAGAAGTTCTCCACCATGGCCGTGGAG GGGGGCGTCATCGGCATTCAGATCAAATGGGACTGCAACCTGGACCGGCTCATGCACCACTGCCTCCCCAGGTACTCCTTCAGGCGACTGGACGAGAAAGAGAGCAACAGGACGCTGTACCCCGGCCTCAACTTCAG GTATGCCAAGTACAACACCGTGAACGGAGTGGAGGAGCGGACGCTGTACAAGGCATTTGGGATCAGATTTGATGTCATGGTGTTCGGACAG gCGGGAAAATTCAGCTTCATTCAGCTCATCCTTTACATCGGTTCGACGCTTTCGTACTACGCTCTG ACGACGATATTCATCGACTGGCTGATTGAAACCAGCTGTTATTCTGCAGAGGTCGGACGAAACTACTCTGAGAAGAAGTTTGAGTCGGTCCGAGATGGACGGCAG TGCATCATCTGCGTGTCCTACGTTGACGAGAAGGACGTTCGGCTGTTGAAAAGATCACAAAAGAAAAGTTTACAAGACATCAAGCCGAAGATCGTTCTGCCACGTAAG GAGGACACGGCTCATCTCAGAGCCGTTCTCTGTCTCCTGCAGCCGGATGTCAGCGCGGATCCTCAGGCCCCCCTCCAGCATGAATCCGACCCTAAGTGCCGTCGTCCAGCCTGGTGCAGATGTGGCCGCTGCACTTCCTCCTCGCTCCCGCAGGAGCAGCTGTGCTGCCGGAGCAGCGACGGCGCCTGCATCACTTCGTCTCCGCTGTTCGAGCAGCTGGTGCTGCGTCGCTCTCTGCTGGAGGCCGTCCTCCTGTACCAGGAGCCCCTGTCCCCCCCcgaagggggggcccggaccacCGCCCTGCGGCACTGCGCCTACAGGCAGTACATCAGCTGGAGGTTTGGGATCCCGCCCGAGGACGCCCATCCGGCCATCCCCAGATGCTGCGTGTCGGGAATCAGGGAGGCGTATCCGAGCCCGGACGGACAGTACGGCGGCTTCAAGCCCGTCAGAACACCGTCCACACGGGCCTGCGCTAACGGAGAGCTGTGA